CTTGTCCTTGCCCCGCAGCGGGTTCTTCGGGCGCTGCACGGCCTCCACGACCCTTTGGAGGTTCTTTTCCGTGGCGGCGAGGAGCTCTTCCCGCTTCCAGGCCCGCCGGTCCGCCAGGACGGGGTTGCGGCAGACGATCAGCCGCTCTCCCGGGTAGTCGGGCGACGTGATCTCGGCCAGGTGTTTCGTGTCGAAGAGCGAGGCCTGGATGGCGCCCTGATCCCGAAGTTTGGCGATCAACGGAGACCGGAGCGCCGTGATCCAGTCGAAGCCGGGAATCTCCCGGACCTTGTCGATCTGCACCTGCGTCAGGATCCCCCGGTCGGTCACCAGCACGATCCGCTGGAGTCCGAAGCGCTCCCGGAGCTTCTGGACCTGGGTGGCCAGCGTGTTCGGATCGGCCGTATTGCCCTCGAAGACCTCGACGGCGACCGGACAGCCGTCGGAGGCGCACAACAGCCCGTAGACGATCTGGGGGAAGCGCTTCTTGCCGTCCCGGTTGTGGCCGTACCGGGCCAGGTCGCAGTGCTCCCCCGTGTAGTAGCTCGACGACACGTCGTAGAGCACCAGGGTGCCATCCTGGAGGTGTTTTTGGGCCAGAGCCGTCTCGATCTTTGTCTGACGCGCCAGAAGGGCGTCCATGGCCTCGTACAGCTCGTCTTCCGTGGCACCGGCCACCCCCAGGACCTCCCCCAGGGTGGAGGTGGCCGTCTCGGGGGACAGCGCCCGGGAAAGGGAGAGCTTGGATCCGGGAGAAACCAGCCGGTGGGCGATCAGAGCCTCCTGGAGATCCCGTTCCCGGGTGCGTCTCGCCCCCAGGAGCGCGGACAGTCCCGAAGCGCGCATCGTTCCGACCACGGCCGCCACGTGGCCGTGGGGCAGGGAGCGGACGCAGGCAAGGTCCTGATCCAAGCGTCCCAGAGGAACCCCTTTCAGGGAGAGCTCGATCAGGTTGACCGTCTCCTCCGGAAGGCAAGACAGGTTGGCCAGAGTCTCCGAACGGACGTTCTTCCCTTCCCGGATGCTGTGGCGCAGGAGGACGGAGGTGTAGACCTTCTGCCC
The sequence above is drawn from the Leptospirillum ferriphilum ML-04 genome and encodes:
- a CDS encoding IS1634 family transposase, producing the protein MNKSRSAVHLVRIKKTHGQKVYTSVLLRHSIREGKNVRSETLANLSCLPEETVNLIELSLKGVPLGRLDQDLACVRSLPHGHVAAVVGTMRASGLSALLGARRTRERDLQEALIAHRLVSPGSKLSLSRALSPETATSTLGEVLGVAGATEDELYEAMDALLARQTKIETALAQKHLQDGTLVLYDVSSSYYTGEHCDLARYGHNRDGKKRFPQIVYGLLCASDGCPVAVEVFEGNTADPNTLATQVQKLRERFGLQRIVLVTDRGILTQVQIDKVREIPGFDWITALRSPLIAKLRDQGAIQASLFDTKHLAEITSPDYPGERLIVCRNPVLADRRAWKREELLAATEKNLQRVVEAVQRPKNPLRGKDKIALRVGKMIDKHHVGKHFDLTFEDDSFSFRRNEGKIREEAALDGLYVIRTSLEKEILGAEKTVGAYKALSQVERAFRSLKTVDLEIRPIYHRLSDRVKSHVFLCMLAYYVEWTMKQKLAPLLFAEEDREGAEQEREDIVSPAMPSKATRKKAGSHRTEEGLPVQTFGGLLEDLGTLVKNVMQAGKDETARFTMLTASTPLQQKALELLGAGPNL